One region of Catenuloplanes indicus genomic DNA includes:
- a CDS encoding helix-turn-helix domain-containing protein — translation MERLEFGAAVRQLRENTAPAGVGPAAGRRRVQGLRREELGELAGMSADYVRRLEQGRSHPSAGVVNAIARALRVGRADYERLCALAGYAAADGHVPDEIGPGAMRLLERFTDTPMFVSDAAMNLIAVNSAFLALGHWQLTGDPWDWNVAWRSFCDPFDGFRQSATDATDHQTILVARLRAALLRYPADTSLAALVDELRSRSRLFDTLWREPRPVTAYESSAAFVHPDGAAVTLVGSLLAIPGDDLAALMLTAAPGSADAARLAELVQGAGEPAIIKVGRSGPG, via the coding sequence GTGGAACGTCTGGAGTTCGGTGCGGCGGTGCGCCAGTTGCGGGAGAACACGGCTCCGGCCGGGGTGGGGCCGGCGGCCGGCCGGCGGCGGGTGCAGGGGCTGCGGCGGGAGGAGCTCGGCGAGCTCGCCGGGATGTCCGCGGACTACGTGCGCCGGCTGGAGCAGGGGCGCAGTCACCCGTCGGCCGGGGTGGTCAACGCGATCGCGCGGGCGCTGCGGGTCGGGCGGGCGGACTACGAGCGGCTGTGCGCGCTGGCCGGGTACGCCGCCGCGGACGGGCACGTGCCGGACGAGATCGGCCCGGGCGCGATGCGGCTGCTGGAACGGTTCACCGACACGCCGATGTTCGTCTCCGACGCGGCGATGAACCTGATCGCCGTGAACAGCGCGTTCCTGGCCCTCGGACACTGGCAGCTGACCGGCGACCCGTGGGACTGGAACGTCGCCTGGCGCTCGTTCTGCGACCCGTTCGACGGTTTCCGGCAGTCCGCGACGGACGCGACCGATCACCAGACGATCCTGGTCGCCCGGCTGCGGGCCGCGCTGCTGCGCTATCCGGCGGACACGTCGCTGGCCGCGCTGGTGGACGAGCTGCGCAGCCGCAGCCGCCTGTTCGACACGCTGTGGCGGGAGCCGCGGCCGGTCACGGCGTACGAGAGCAGCGCCGCGTTCGTGCACCCGGACGGCGCCGCGGTCACGCTGGTCGGCAGTCTGCTCGCGATACCGGGCGACGACCTGGCGGCGCTGATGCTCACCGCGGCGCCGGGCTCGGCCGACGCGGCGCGACTCGCCGAACTCGTCCAGGGTGCCGGGGAGCCGGCGATCATCAAGGTGGGCCGGTCCGGCCCAGGATAA
- a CDS encoding NADP-dependent oxidoreductase has product MKAVRFHEFGGPEVLRYEDAAQPTPGAGQVRIRVAATSFNGVDGNIRAGYMQGPIPVALPHTPGIDVAGTVDALGDDVTDIAVGDRVIGFLPMTGAGAAAEYVIAPADILTGAPRNIPLADAAALPLVGLTAWQALFDHGKLTAGQRVLINGAGGAVGGYAVQLAKEAGAHVIATAGPRSAERVRADGADEIVDHTTTDVTAAVTEPVDLVLNLAPVAPEQLAALVPLIRDGGTLVNTTVWMPAPSDEARGVHGVDLFVRSDADQLADLAARVGTGELRVHVAQRVALADLPALHARAGAGDLPGKTVVVA; this is encoded by the coding sequence ATGAAGGCAGTGCGTTTCCACGAGTTCGGCGGTCCCGAGGTCCTGCGCTACGAGGACGCCGCGCAGCCCACGCCCGGCGCCGGTCAGGTCCGCATCCGGGTCGCCGCGACGTCGTTCAACGGCGTCGACGGCAACATCCGGGCCGGCTACATGCAGGGCCCGATCCCGGTCGCGCTGCCGCACACCCCGGGCATCGACGTCGCCGGTACGGTCGACGCGCTCGGCGACGACGTCACCGACATCGCGGTCGGTGACCGGGTCATCGGGTTCCTGCCGATGACCGGCGCCGGGGCGGCCGCGGAGTACGTGATCGCGCCCGCGGACATCCTCACCGGCGCGCCCCGCAACATCCCACTGGCCGACGCCGCGGCGCTCCCGCTGGTCGGCCTGACCGCGTGGCAGGCGCTGTTCGACCACGGCAAGCTGACCGCCGGCCAGCGCGTGCTGATCAACGGCGCCGGCGGTGCGGTCGGCGGTTACGCCGTCCAGCTGGCCAAGGAGGCCGGCGCCCACGTGATCGCCACCGCCGGTCCGCGCAGCGCCGAGCGGGTCAGGGCCGACGGCGCCGACGAGATCGTCGACCACACCACCACGGACGTGACCGCGGCCGTGACCGAACCGGTCGACCTGGTGCTCAACCTCGCGCCGGTCGCCCCGGAGCAGCTGGCCGCACTGGTCCCGCTGATCCGCGACGGCGGCACCCTGGTCAACACCACGGTGTGGATGCCCGCCCCGTCCGACGAGGCCCGCGGCGTGCACGGCGTCGACCTGTTCGTCCGCAGCGACGCCGACCAGCTCGCCGACCTGGCCGCCCGGGTCGGCACCGGCGAGCTGCGCGTCCACGTCGCCCAGCGGGTCGCGCTGGCCGACCTGCCCGCCCTCCACGCCCGCGCCGGTGCGGGTGACCTGCCCGGCAAGACCGTCGTCGTCGCCTGA